The proteins below are encoded in one region of Pseudoduganella armeniaca:
- a CDS encoding aldo/keto reductase, producing MKYRTIATMQVSALGLGCMGMSEFYGATDAAQSLRTLEAAYHAGVTLFDTAESYGNGDNERLLGRFLAGRRQRVQVATKCGIVREPGQYERRIDNSPAYIRQAVEGSLARLGTETIDLYYVHRIDPNAALEETIGTLADLVDAGKVRAIGLCEVTPATLRRAAAVHPIAAVQSEYSLWTRDPEDGLLEACAELGTAFCAYSPLGRGFLTGKFDAATPLAPNDFRSFNPRFTGENLQANLKIAETVRRLAAQKGCTPAQLALAWLLAQGEHVIPIPGTKREAYLRENLGAVDLTLTPVEVAAIGAALPPGIAAGQRYSAEGMKGLNA from the coding sequence ATGAAATACCGCACCATCGCCACCATGCAGGTCTCCGCGCTCGGCCTGGGCTGCATGGGCATGTCCGAGTTCTACGGCGCCACCGACGCGGCGCAGTCGCTGCGCACGCTGGAGGCGGCGTACCACGCCGGCGTGACCCTGTTCGACACCGCCGAATCGTACGGCAACGGCGACAACGAGCGCCTGCTGGGCCGCTTCCTGGCGGGTCGGCGCCAGCGCGTGCAGGTCGCCACCAAGTGCGGCATCGTGCGCGAACCGGGCCAGTACGAACGCCGCATCGACAACTCGCCCGCGTACATCCGCCAGGCCGTGGAGGGCTCGCTGGCACGCCTGGGCACCGAGACGATCGACCTGTACTACGTGCACCGCATCGACCCGAACGCGGCACTGGAGGAGACCATCGGCACGCTGGCGGACCTCGTCGACGCAGGCAAGGTGCGCGCCATCGGCTTGTGCGAGGTGACGCCCGCCACGCTGCGGCGCGCCGCCGCCGTGCACCCGATCGCCGCCGTGCAGAGCGAGTACTCGCTGTGGACGCGGGATCCCGAGGACGGCCTGCTGGAAGCCTGCGCCGAACTGGGGACCGCGTTCTGCGCCTACAGCCCGCTGGGCCGCGGCTTCCTGACCGGGAAATTCGATGCGGCCACGCCGCTGGCGCCAAACGACTTCCGCAGCTTCAACCCGCGCTTCACGGGCGAGAACCTGCAGGCCAACCTGAAGATCGCCGAGACGGTGCGCCGGCTCGCCGCGCAAAAGGGCTGCACGCCGGCCCAGCTGGCGCTGGCCTGGCTGCTGGCGCAAGGCGAGCACGTGATTCCCATTCCCGGCACCAAGCGCGAGGCCTACCTGCGCGAGAACCTGGGCGCCGTGGACCTGACGTTGACGCCGGTGGAGGTGGCGGCGATCGGTGCCGCGCTGCCGCCGGGGATCGCGGCGGGACAGCGCTACAGCGCGGAAGGCATGAAGGGCCTGAACGCTTGA